The segment aataacagtaAAGAAGACATTCTGACCTGGAGACACAGTGGATGGGAATAGTAGCGTATCCACGGCTGGTACCCATTGAGCATATGCAGTAGCATACAACAGCTGCTCCACACATCTGCCTTGGAGCACACTTGATCTCCTCGAGCCACCTCTGGGGCCATATGAGTCTCTGTGCCAGGAAAGGCTGCTcctacaaatacaaaaaaaaacaacccaaaaaacaaaaacaaacaagaactgGAGTTATATTTCAGAATTAATGTGAATTTATACTGCCATACATGTCTTGGAGCTAATACAtgtgacacaaaataaaattttgttgacttttttttctattgcacATGAAAATAGCATATAATAGACTTATAcacttataataaaatattaaatatattcatcCAACAAATAAGGGaataaggtttgttttttttggttgaggTTTGCTCCAAATGTTTGTAGTAAACTTAGGAAAGAAACTACTCCCTGACCCACAGAGACCAGACATTTTTTAGGTGACAATTGTAAAATGTATTCAGACAagttcagattttctgtttctttattccTGATTGACACCACAGTAGTGAAAGTAAAACGTACTGAGAGAAAGTTGCTTTGGGTGTGTTTCTACTGCAGAACCCACGGCTAAATCAggcaaaaaacactaaaaccacCACAAAAAATAGCCATAAATTAGCcacaaaacagagagaaaggtAGGATGTTTTGGAAAGTCCCCAGAACTTGCTTGTTTTACAGTTGGCATGTGCAAATGTACAATGCAATTGTAAtcataaaattgcacaattgTAACTGCGAATTGAGATAAGATATCGATAAAATAGCATgactttctgcagatttctgcAAAACATGATACCATTTGAAAAGTATGTAATAAATTGAAAGTCACCATTGTTCCGACTCtttctttcaataatttattgtttatgcAAGCAATGCTCTAGACCACTTCAGTAATGCAAATTTGCATCTCAGCTTTCTACAGACGTTTCAGCGTCAGCTCACCTCTAAATGCTTTAGTGCTCCGTCTGTTGTCATCTAACATCTCTGAGAGACCAAAGTCACAGAGGAACGTGTCTCTGCAGTCTGCAGACAGCAGCACATTGTCAGCTGGAATAAAATCAACACACAGGATTCAGTGTGGCAGCTTGTTTGCATTAGGCACTCTTTGTGAAACATTGACTCAGGAACAGGAGTGACGGTCAGAATAATGGGTACATGGAGGTTTCCTGCTTCTGCAGAAGCAACATTTCAAGCCATAATCTCCTGGAATAAATCACAGACTTGTGGTTTCACTTTATCCGTTGTCATCTTCAACTACACCATGAAAATGGAACGGTGAAATCCTCTCAGGAGGGATTACTAAGGGCTAGGGGAGAGTTATCTACCAGCTTTATTATTGATAACTTTCAGTCTTTTATCACCGCAGAAAGTGAAGGAACACTGGTCACACGACAAAGATAGCTACTATTGTTTTATCTCGTTTTCAGAAATGACAGTTTGGACTATGCTGATCATTGACTGATTCGTTGCATTGATCCTTACTAAAGCTGTCACTGAAAAATGATGAACTGCCGAGATGTATTCTCCCCATCAGGATTTTTGATTTGTAATTCTTCTCatgattttaaaactaataaaaatacatcaaaaccCTCAGCtgcatcaaaaacaaagaaaaaatacattacaaacAATAGATTCTTGGCTGTAATGGGATTTTTGCTCAAGAAGAAGGAAAACTCCATAAATCAGCTCTATTTAGTTGGTgagttttctgtttatattttcaaaaatattgatcTATAAAGACAAGTTATTTTGGATTTGTTTCTGTGAGACGAAGACTAActcaaactaaattaaataagagCTTTTACCTCTGGATGTAAGGTCTGAATGTTGGCAATGGTACAgtgattaaaacaataaaaaatatataaatttcttCCCAAAAATATCACCCATGATTCAGTAAATTCATAGATTATGTTTTTGAGACTTAGACAGAAACGCACCTTTGACATCCAGGTGAACCACCTTTTTGTGGTGCAGGTGCTCAAGAGCCCCCAGTGTCTGATGAAGGTAATGCAGGGCTAAATCTTCAGGGAGGCAGGTAATCCCCTTTAGAAGCTGGGCCAAGCAAGCTGGAAAAGTTTGGCAAGTCGTGTTCATTCTTTCTGACCAGAATAAAGCACTTTTCAATAGCTTATAGTTCAGTTTACCTGGTTTTAGGTCCATAAACAGTATGACGTTCAGTCCATCTCTCACTGCTCCAAACAGCTCCACAACTCGAGGGGAGTTCAGGGCGCTCCATGTCTTCACCTCCTCACTGCTGAAGCGACTCAGGGGAATCTGATTGGACCACAACATGACAAGTTTCAGCTTTTAGCCAATCCAAAAGCCTTCTTGGAGTTTGACTCTTGGTTGATTTCTGCTCTGACCCTTTTGGCAGCACATTTAAAGCCACTGCTTTTATCCCGAACACAAAACACGTCACCATACGAGCCGTTCTGGATGTGGTGAAGAACAAAGTactcctctccctctctgtaCTGAAAACTGTTGGGGTGTAGAAGCTAAACGAAGAAACATAATAGAAATGTTAAGCACCAAAActccaacacaaaataaagctaGAACATTTCCTCAAGGAGAAAAAGAGAACCACGCTCATTGCATGTAGTGCATATTTTGGATGTTCATTTTGAAAGGTAATGCAATAATAGCACAAGGGCCAACAATAACTAGAaggttatttttcaaaacacataGTTATTGAAACCCTCTCAGGAACAGTGTACAGAAAGTATGTAGCCTAATAcaagtattttttctgtctggagGTTCCTAAATAGTGTGAGTTCCTAATTCATTCTGTGTCTCCCTTCAGTCAAAAGAAGCTAAACTAGAGGAAAGCTTTGGTCTTAAGCTTGTCAGATGCATCTGACAAGCCTCGGACACAATTAATTACTAACCAGTCAATTTATGGTTTTTCAAAGAAGAcatgtaatttataaaaataccTTTTCTGACTCAACAGGAACATCAATATAATATGTGGATGACTATGTAATGTGAGAAATTACAGTGTGTCTGgatattgttttaaacagaaaagagattgttcataaaacaaacttttcttaGAGAAAAAGTGTCCTGTCTTTTCGAAAACACATATAATCATTACTTCTGTTTTTGGTGGCCTTTGTGTTATGGATTGAAGACTGGGTTTGGGATTCCACACAAAAAATGTCCTTACTCGTTGTCAGTGTTCTGCTGTGCTCAATGCTTTTTTGAGCTCActtctttctttcatgtttataattttttgtacatattttgtgTCTATGTAATGTTGGACATGGAAGTAAATATAACTGTCATGAAATACAAGCCCCAACAAAAACTCgaaatataatgtttaaaaggtaaaaatattgaGCAACAATGTGGTGATTCATGAGTAacaaggttgatttttttttaactgtgcaACTATTTTTGCCCTACTACGAGTTTACAGTTATGTCAATACTGAcacaatgaaaaagaaactaataaaTTTATGACTTACATGATGGAATATAAGTCCTTCATTGGCAGGTTTGGTGGTTGTCCAGGTATCCAGAATCTGTTTTATTGAGTTGTTAACGAAAGTTGAAATGAAGAGTTTTGGTATCTGCATCACTCTGCCTTTCAACTCATCAAACTCTGAGTCGCTGTCATTAAACGTGAAAGTCGCCTGACACGAGTCTGAAATTTCCTGCAAGCTTTCCAGAAACTGCGAGGAGTCGGAATCCCAATTCAAGTGAAAACCAGAGACGTGCATCAAGTCAGAGGTCGgatcagaaatgtttgattCTAATCCAAGCTGATCAGATTCATCATAACAAGATGACTCTGACTCGCTCTCGTGACTGAAAACAGATTCATAGTCACAGTCTGAGCCGTCTCTGTCATCAGAGCTGGACAAGTCGTCTGTCTGTCCAGACATGCAGGAGTCCGGCAGGCGGCAGGAGTCGGTGAACTGAGGAGGTGGTGGTATGAACCCAGTCGTCTTCAGCCAGTCGATCTCCTGCACCCACAAGCCCTGGATAACTGGAGGCTCCCCTCCTTCCTCCACCCTCTTCGGTCGGCTTCGAGTCTTTCTGCGCCGTTTCCTGTGGAGGTTTTGATGAAACACTTCATCTTCTGTGTCGGATAGTAAGGCAGCATCCTCACTACAAGATCTGAAGACAAGAGGGAACATTCAACACTTGTTAAAGATTCAATTTTTGATTCTATTCCAAAACTAAAGAATATTCTCATCTGCAAATCAGACACATTAAAGAGATTGGTGGcatttaaatatcaaacaaaaaccCTAGAACATCTTCCTTTAGCTTGATTTCACACAGGTTCGATCAATCATCTTtttctccagatttttttttacatgtcttttttCTCCTTGGTTTACTGTTGCAACTCATAAGCCATTTATATCAGACAGCTAAAAATATCAGACTCTTTGgaaaggcacaaaaaaaaattaaaaccaaacagcTGATTTGCTCTTCTGTTGATTTCATTCAAATTGATGGACATCTTCAAGTCtacatgggattttttttttatctgaatgtCTTATCTTCCAACTGGTAAAGGTTTCTATACATGTGTACTATGCTGCCAAAAGTATTCGCTCATCTAAGTGTCGCTCAGTCTCTGTTCTACAAGTTAACGAGTTGAGGTCAGGAGTCTGTGCAGCCAGTCATGTTTTTACACTCCAAACCTGCTCACACAAGTTTTTATAAACATTGAAACTCAAGTTGAAACTGTAAAATTatccaaaatgtgtttgtatgaaGAAGCATTAAGAGTTCCTTTCACTGGAATGAAACTGGAATTCCTGAAAAACGGTCGCACACAAAAATCCACACAGTAGCAAACTTTacacttgaaaatgtttctcctgACAACTGATGCAGCTGCTCAGCCGTGAAAATCTTTTTGCACTGTTCTTGAGCTAATCTGCAGGACACATGAAGTTTAAAGGTTGGTAGCCATCGTCTCTGCAGAAAATTGGTGACCTGTGTGTACCATTTGCCTCAGCAGCCTCTTACCCcactgtgtgattttttttgtgacttagCTCTTCATGGCTGAGTTGCTTTCGTTTCCAATCGATTCCACTTTATGTCACAAATGGACTTATTGTCCAGGCGGCACAGCATCACAATACCGTGCTAGAGTTCACTAAGCTCCtaagaacaaaaacagttttttaaaacatctagaGAAGCAGTCTGCATGCCCAGGAGTTGGAGACTAGAACATTAATTCATTATTTGCCGGAGCGTCTGAATACCTTTGGCAATTCAATGTAAAATGTCAGAGCAAAGCACAAAAACGATTATTGCTTTTCAGTGCTAGCGGTAAGCTTGTGTTACTCTGAGCCAACTGGAAAGGCTAAGTGACAGTAAACAAAGACAGGCAGAAGTTTTTCAACTTGAAATAAATTAGacaattgtaatatttttaaaagaatggtGAGATGAAAAATATCTGACAGTGACTTTGACTTCAGCTTCAAACTGACTTATTTGTCAATATCAGCTAATTTGGGTGTAGAATCACTTGAAACAACAGAAAGGGTCTGAGGCCTGATCTCCTGTTGCAACATGACTCATCCTCCACAAACAAACTTGTAGAAatacctttttcatttttgcatgaGATCATTCAGTTGACCTAACTGTGGTGTCGTCAGTGGCGAACCTCAAAAACCTGGTGGGAGGTTTTTCCCAGAGCAGGTCAGAGGGCGTGCGTACCTGTGCTTCTGGAGGAGGTGAGATCGCGGGCAAGGATTCTGAGTGTTGGACGGGCTGAACTCTTGAAAGTCCTCtcctaaaaacagaaagagatgtttggcgttttgcatatttatataAGCGTACGAGTCATTTCACCTTGTCCTAACTTAAAGCTTAattgaaacaaaacattggCAGCTATGGGTGTCACACAAATGGTCAGCAGTTctagttttaactttttgtggTGGGACAACTGAAACATTcaatagaggaaaaaaatctgttgggGACATTAATCCATAAAAAGTCAAACAGGAGGCTGACTCCTTCTTAGACATTTAAATTAATAGTTGTAATAATCTTCTGGCATAAAACTCAcactaaaaacacacacttaatCCATTGAGATACATCAACTCACTAAGAAAGTAATATACATTaatatgaaaaagtatttgtcccATTACAGATGTgtttaactgtaaatatttttctcacaCTATTTCAGgtaaacaagcaaaaaactATCGAAACCAATCTAACTGGTTGTGGCGTCACTGACAGCAACAACTGCAACGAAGTGTTTGAAATAACAGGCTGTAAGTCATTTCCATTGCTGTGGAGGAATTGATCAAAATTCAGCCAAAGTGGAGGATTTACGAATGTGAAGAGCCTGTTTAATATAATGTGAGAGCATTTCAGTTGGATTTCaatctagactttgactaggtcgcTCCTAAACCTCCtttatcttattttctttagtcACACAGACGTTGAGTTTTTTTACGATCATTGTCCTGCTTATTGAAACTGATTGATGGAGGAGTTCACGGTACCAACAATTACTGCAAGTCATCTAGATCCTGGAGCAGACGTAACAAGATGTACACGTttcaaaatgttccatttttgtCTCGccagtccacagaatattttcccaaaatgtcCCTTTGTGACCAAATGGATGTGTCATCTTAGAGTAATTTCATTTGGCCGTCCATTGCAGGGAAGGTTCCCCACTACTCCATGTTTTCTCAATCAAAATGCCTCAAAAGGACATAGAAAGCGACTCTGTCCATATTGATGTATATGAGCGACTTTTGTTTCTCATCtattctttaatttctttctatTGGGGGATATTGTGTTGCTGTCTGATATTTGTCAACTGGCTTCATGTTGACATAGAGGTTCCATTTGGTTGATTTCGCAGGTTTGGTAGTAATCAGTACTGTGTGTggattgtacaaaaaaataaatcagaattcatTCATTATTGAATCATTTGAGCAATATTTCACATAAggtcaggttggtttggatagtttTTATCACTTAAATAATGTGACTAAGTGAAAACTGCTGTTTCTGTAGCCttgtctgaaattaaaaatctttttgatgATCTGAAGCATTTGTGATTCTATGTTCTTACTCTCAGCTTGTGCCACTATGGACACACAAGGAATCCCATCCAGGCCATTTGTTATCACGTGTTCGGCAGTGCCGTGCTGCATCACACGGGTCAGATGTGGACCGATGGCCTGAACCAATGACTCCGCTTCTTCCTCGCATCCTTGGCTGCTCTCTTCTTTACCCGGAAAAGAGATCTCAGAGCCACCGGTAACAATGGTGAATGGTGTGTTGGAGTTCAACATCCGGGGAATGGCCATCTCCCTGTAACAGTCAGAGTGCATTTACGAAGTGAAAACTAGAGGAAATtggagaaattgtttttttttgataaGATCAAACTAGACTAATATAAATATCTCTGCATTCAGATTTCAGGTTTTAATACCTAAATGTTGATGtctaatctcttttttttctctggacaTGAGGTTTAATGTGTAAGAATGTCATCGATTTAGATGTACAGATAATCCAATATTAGATAAGTCTGCCCAAAAAACATAATTCCAGAAGTCTTAAGTCTgaccattgtttttttgttgttgttttttgttctatttgGACACATTTAAGAAAAGTCAAACTTGCACCATCTCAGATTGGACAGACATACACTTTCATACTGACAGTACTGACAGCCTGCTGTGTCCTGTGATGACACCTTAGAGTTTTTGGAGATTTCCTTTGTCTTGCATTCTGATTTTAGGGTGAACTTGCTTGGATCCCCAGATCTGGGCATGATGTCAGTTGTTTTAACACCAGTACATTTAttaagctttttattattttttccccccaactgTATTTTACTACAGTGGTTCTAGGTTGcaatatttttgagaaaattgaacgTCTAGGTCCAAAGAAGCTCCTGGTTACTGGGTCCAGTAGAGTTAAGGTCCTGTTTAagaagcaaacatttttctggttttacaTTAAGGTTATTGAATTCCCACAATATCTCACCCCCTCATCATTTAGTCATAATAGAGACAGATTTGCAATTGGCTGGCACTTTAATGTTGTGGTATGAGGGGCGTGAATGAACAGACACCGGTCAGATTGGGTATAAATAGCTCTGAGAGGCAGCTACATGCCTTCCACCGGGCCGTCCAGCTGTCAGAGTCTCTCTTCCTGAGCGCTCACCATGTCAACAGCAAACACAGACAgatcaaaacacacacacacacacacgcacacccccacacacttCCCACTCATAAAAGAGTGCTGATGCGGAGGGCACATGAGTGGCTGCAGTTTGATCAAATCAGAGTGTCAATCAACATAGGTGTGTTGATTTCCACACACCTGTGGACAGGTGTGTGGCTTGACCCGACAATAAACTCCATAGCTGAGATAatacagattaaataaattctCTAGGAAATACAAAGAACCAAAGCagcttcaaaaacattttgaactccATTTGAAATGAGTTTAACTGatctaaacacagaaatgtacaTTACCTCAGAATAAAAGACAGGTTGTTGCAGATTTCAGGTCAAATCCAATGAGCCAAAAAGACTTCTCAGTCTAAGTTTGTCCTGTGTCAAGTGTATAAGAGCTTCCTGAGAGTAACCTACCGGCTTTCTGCCCACGTAGGTCCTTCTGATTGGCCCTCCATGTGTTTGACTTATGAGTACCCACtgacacccccccacacacccacactcaTATCAACACAGCAGTTTCCAAATGCTCTGGATTAAATCTGCATATGCCCTCAGTGGCACTTGGAGCGTGCTTCATATGTTGTTTCTGTCAAAGAAGGAGAAATAACTCAGATCATTCACTTGAAAACAAATCTAAACTTATACACACTAAACAACAAGGTAAACACTGTGCTGTGTTGAAATATTCAACCTTACATTGATtcatatttcagaaaaagttttaggaaaacattaattcagtttttttccataCTGAGTTTTATCTCAGATTGAGAAAACATTATAAAATCTCCTCGTTTCTATGATTCAAAATCACATGCCTAAAAATCTCAGATTGAAAAAGTCACGATtggatacaaaaagaaaataaatgacagaaaacgtctttcaatatttcaaattttaattatagaaaaaaattatttgactgTTGgcttatattttaatgtaaaatatatgtaaccacaattttttttctatagtcCATGGAGCAcaatccaaaaaaataaagttttggatAAATTGCAGTTGTAACTGCAATTGTAAAAACCACCTTGAAAACTAGTAAAGGTTATTGTCCTACAAAGACACTttcaagacataaaaataagtcagaacttttacattttaataatgatGATCAAActagatttttaaaacaaaataaaattttacttttattttggaatgGATTAATGATTTCCTATGTTACATCCCATAACTTTCCCAAAGTGAAAGCACTTCATGCATCCTGCTCAGCAACACACACCTGCTGCCGGGAACAGAGGGGACAGAATTCCAGTTGGAATTAGCAGAATTCCAGTGGAGGGTGGGCTTTTCGGTGGACGTTCCCTCTCCCCGGCAACATCTGAATGGGGTCTGCAGCGGGTCcagaggagcagctgtgcagacAATCTGCTCACACGTCAGCGGGTTTTTCCTCACTTTAGTTGCTTTACTGTTGGGGTGTCTGTTtagataaactaaaataaagaaagactCCCTCTGTTTCTGCGGTGGGAACAATGAAATCTGTTCAGAAGGAGGGGTCTGTCGAggtaacaacaaaaatataaaatctgaccTGGATCTTTATAATGCTCCTGAAAGGTAAAAGTTTATCTGAAGGCCCTTGCTCtgatcaaaaatgtatttcatcagAAGTGCTCAACCTTCTGAGGAACACAAATTAGAACCAGTTTTGAAATATCC is part of the Xiphophorus couchianus chromosome 10, X_couchianus-1.0, whole genome shotgun sequence genome and harbors:
- the map3k14b gene encoding uncharacterized protein map3k14b, whose translation is MAIPRMLNSNTPFTIVTGGSEISFPGKEESSQGCEEEAESLVQAIGPHLTRVMQHGTAEHVITNGLDGIPCVSIVAQAEREDFQEFSPSNTQNPCPRSHLLQKHRSCSEDAALLSDTEDEVFHQNLHRKRRRKTRSRPKRVEEGGEPPVIQGLWVQEIDWLKTTGFIPPPPQFTDSCRLPDSCMSGQTDDLSSSDDRDGSDCDYESVFSHESESESSCYDESDQLGLESNISDPTSDLMHVSGFHLNWDSDSSQFLESLQEISDSCQATFTFNDSDSEFDELKGRVMQIPKLFISTFVNNSIKQILDTWTTTKPANEGLIFHHLLHPNSFQYREGEEYFVLHHIQNGSYGDVFCVRDKSSGFKCAAKRIPLSRFSSEEVKTWSALNSPRVVELFGAVRDGLNVILFMDLKPACLAQLLKGITCLPEDLALHYLHQTLGALEHLHHKKVVHLDVKADNVLLSADCRDTFLCDFGLSEMLDDNRRSTKAFRGAAFPGTETHMAPEVARGDQVCSKADVWSSCCMLLHMLNGYQPWIRYYSHPLCLQIVNEPPPLWEVPSNCNNFTANVFRAGLRKDPDRRASAKDLRRKTTKALRAVGGLSSSSLKAACEKLHHGQQEDKLFSPKEPSSSSYSSSSSSQATSSDPAVFWVSPWRTVAVDEDTTEWKGDIAETDFRTGEWNSHPKSLRDDYDEELETGSESEVDIYMGVEEECIQKKWLKIDKDYEGDWEEEDEEWDSSGSTEYLRTLKGFFPLLRRGLQTDEAPWGSEEELEYLRDDVPIGTTVQTPSPEPRDEPPSCFSCSDTSQIDEDSEHSSDDLSSGVFSSCNSHSGEQLVWIPSADQTSPRCFEGVDIWIENLQGKCFRIKERRKVKVGHVAIGISDQISGKTFTLETLDRKTVSFEEEISESGSWFRCVPAPDRCQRWSWRVQDGKLELRE